GATCGTCTGATCAGTATTGTCCGGGGAAAGTTAATCGATTGGCAAAAGAAAGGGGGCCGAAGCCCCCGATCATGTGTTAGGTTTCGGGTATCTGACATCCAAACCCCGTTCACATGGTCGAAAGTACTTTTTTTACCGGACAGCCGGTCATGTCTCAGCTACTTTCTTTGATTCCAAAGAGTGTTGTGAAAGAATTGGCATTGGAGTATGGAGCAGATCGATACTGCAAGAACTTCTTCGCTTATGACCACCTTGTTACGCTTTTGTTCAACTCCTTTACCCAGTGCGATTCCTTGCGTGCATTGATAAGCGGCATACAGGTGAACCAGCACAGGTTGCTACACTGGGGTTTGTTGCACACGCCTACACGTCGGCCGTCTGAATTTTTCGAAGCGCTATTTCATCGACTGCATCGATTACATATGGGGGGTTTACCGGACAGCCTACCGAAGAACAAACGGATGTTGGAACGGTTATTCATTATGGACTCAACCACTATAAGCTTGTTTACCGAGGCCATGCACGGTGCCGGGGGCTATGGTAAGAATGGTCGAAAAAAGGGCGGTGCCAAAGCCCATGTACTTATGCGTGCGCAAGAAGATGTACCCTGCTTCGTGCATATTACAGAGGCCAAGCGCAACAACAAAGTGATCTTCCCTTTGTTGAAACTACCTCCAGGCTCGATCATTGTACTGGACAAGGGATATAATAGCTATGCGCAATACCGCACATGGGGCCAAGATCAAGTCTCTTACATCACCCGGCTAAATGAGAACTCCATTATCCGAATAGAAGCTGATCGAGCGCTTTCCGACAATCAGAAAAAGCTAGGAGTGCTCGCCGACCAAATGGTTGAACTCTCGCGTTTGAGCAATCGTAAAACCATAAGACTCAAAGCGCGCGTTGTGCGATTCTACGATGCGGATAACAAACGCAAGTTCAATTTTTTGACCAACGACTTCGTTCATGCCCCGGCGACGATCGCCGCCTTATATAAGCGTCGTTGGCAGATCGAATTGCTCTTTAGACGGATCAAGCAGAGCAACCCTTTGAGGTACTTTCTTGGCGATACACCTAATGCGATCAAGATCCAGATCTGGTCCGCATTGATAGCGGACTTGTTGGTAAAAGTGATCAAGGACCGTGTGGAACGAGGTTCAAAACGCCGTTGGGCCTTTAGTAATATCAGTGCGATTATCCGTCAACACTTAGGCACCTACGTACACCTGATCCACTTTTTGCGCGAGCCTGATAAAGCCTTGCTCAAGTACAGGCCGCCGGATACTCCAAACAGACAATTACAACTTAACCTATGAATCAGGGGGCTTATCTTTTCACCCCGGATGATAGAACCACGTCAATCATAACATTCAACACAATAAAACACCGATCATTGGTTTTTACCGGACACCAGTGATCATCTGATCACGTCCTCCTATTCGCCAACAGCACCGGTGCTTGCCCATCGAACGGGTTGTCCATCCTTCCAATGCTCTTCGCATCCATCCCCGCCGCACGCATCACCACGCGATCACCAAAACGCTTGCGCACCTTGTCCATCGCTTGGTACAGGTTCATGGCCTCTTGCGTATCGGTGAATGCATCCATCTGGTGGCCGCCACCCACCAAGTGACTATAGCGCACACCGATCAAACGGATCCGCTGGCGACGGTCGTAGAGCGTGCGGAACAGCTCGTGGATCGAGGGTAGTATGATGTGGTCGCAGGCCGTGTATCCGATGCGTAGCTGCTTGGTGTGCGTGTTCATATCGGCGTAGCGGATCTTCACGGCGATGCAACTGGTGAGCTTGCTGCCTTTGCGCAGTTGGAAGGTGAGGCTCTCGGCCATGGCGGTGAGCAGTCCCTTCAGTTTCACCACGTCGATCGTGTCGCGTGAAAAAGTACGTTCGGTGCTGATGCTCTTGCGCTCGTGCCAAGCGATCACCGGGCTATTGTCGATGCCATTCGCCTTGCGCCATAGCACCGGGCCGTGCTCGCCGAGTAAGCGATACATCAGGTCCATCTGTAGCTCTTGCAATGTGTGGATCTTGGCCACGCCCATGCTGCGCAACAGGTGCGCCGTCTTGCCGCCAACGCCGGGAATGCGCTCTATCGGCATGGGTGCGAGGAAGGGCTTTTCGGTACCGCCTGGCACCTGTAGTTGTCCATCGGGCCGGTGCTTCGCTTCGCCGGTGGCCACCTTGCTCACGGTCTTGTTGATGCTCATTCCGAAACTGTTCGGCAGCCCGCTCTCTTTGATGATCCGTTGGCGCAGTTCGGTGGCCATCTTCCAACTGCCTTGGAAACGGTCGGTGCCGCTCAGGTCGGCGTAGAACTCGTCCACGCTGCTCTTCTCGAACAGCGGTACATGCGCGCGGATGATCTCGGTGACCTCATCGCTCTTTCGCAGGTAGGCCCCGCTATCGCCACGCAGAATGATCGCCTCCGGGCAGAGCTGTTTGGCCATCTTCATGGGCATGGCGCTGCGCACACCGAACGTGCGGGCCTCATAGCTGCAGCTCGCCACCACGCCGCGATCGCTATCGCTACCAATTAGCACAGGCCGGCCGATCAGCTTCGGCTCGCGCAGGCGTTCCACGCTAACGAAGAAGGTATTGAGGTCCAGATGGAGGATCGTTCGTTCCATAGCGTCGGGGCGCATCATGATGCGCCCTTACAGGTCAAGGGTGGTATTTCTCCCTCTCCATGGGCGCTGTTCGAGCGAAGCCGAGAACGAGGGCTGGGGTGAGGGGCATTCCCATTTTCTGATCATCTGATCTTCTAATTGTTTGACCTGTTCATTGCCAATATATCCGTCATGTTGCGGTCAGTAAATTAGTCACTACATTTGTCATGTCAAGTAATCAGTCAGTAGAATGTTAGAAACTTTGTCAAGTAATAATGTGCTGTTGGAGCCTGCTACGGCATACTCCATCACCCCGCCAGATGCGGCGATTGCGGCCAAAGTCCACGTCATTCGCGGGCAGAAGGTGATGTTGGATCGCGACTTGGCGGAATTGTATGGTGTAGAGACCAAGCAACTAAAACGACAAGTTCGCAGGAACATGGGACGTTTTCCCTTGGATTTCATGTTCGAGTTGACCAATGAAGAAGCTCAACGTTCAAGGAGCCAATTTGGCACCTTGAAACAAGGAGAGAACATAAAGTATCTGCCCATGGCCTTTACAGAACAAGGTGTTGCCATGCTAAGCAGTGTTTTGGGTAGTGAGCAGGCCATCTTGGTCAACATCCACATTATTCGCATTTTCACCCGTATGCGGGAGGCGCTTCTTTCGAACAAGGATATCCTACAAAAGCTGGAAAGGCTGGAAGAACAAGTAGTGGGTCACGATGGTGAGATCCAAGAGCTGTTCGATCACCTGACCGAGATGATCGCACCGCCAGAAGCACCGAGAAAGTCCATTGGTTTCAAACCTTATGACGCATGAATGCGACCAACGAAATACACCTGAAAGAGCAGCCACCTGTGCACCGGCCAAAAGCATCGATGCTTGTGGTGGAAAAGCCGGAGCCGTACAAACGGATCATGGTGTCCGAACCCATTGCCACCTATGGTCTAAAGGCGCTGACCGATAACCTGATCACGGAGAAGGTCCGCTTTATTCGCGGTCAGAAGGTTATGCTGGACCGCGATCTGGCGGAGTTGTATGGTGTCGAGGTTAAGCGCCTCAAGGAGCAAGTGCGTCGGAACATGGATCGGTTCCCAGAAGCATTCATGTTCGAATTGACACTGGAAGAGGCAGAAAATTCAAGGTCGCATTTTGCGACCTTGAAACAGGGCGAGAACATCAAATACCTGCCTTTCGCCTTCACAGAGCACGGTATCCTAATGGCGGCCAACGTGCTCAAGAGCAAGCCAGCCATCTCTGTGAGCATACGCATCATTGACCTCTTCGTGCGCATGCGTGAAGTTTTAATGGCACACAAGGATATTCTACTTCGGTTGGAGCAATTGGAGAAAGGGGTAGGAGACAACAGGGCAGACATCCAAGCGATGTTTCACCACCTGAAGAAGCTCCTCACCGAACCCGCTGGACCGCGCACGCGGATCGGCTACAAAACCGATGAAGCATGAATGCATTGACCCACGCTAACAGCTCTCTCATATACTCAAATGGGAAAGTGTCCGCATTTCCATTTTCTAATTCGTTACCCCGGAGAGCGCGAAGCGGTAATCCGGGGCTAATTTTCTGATCATCTGATCGATAATCCCAAAACACCATGATAACCAACCCCGTCTTCGGAGCAAACATCAAGCTCCTCCGCTCACGCCGCGGTCGTTCCCAAGAAGAAACCGCCGTCGGCCTCGATGTTAAACGCAGTAGCTACAGCGGCTACGAAAATGGCACTGCAGAGCCGTCGTTCGATCTGCTTTTACGCTTGAGTGAATACTTCAAGATCAGCGTGGACAAGTTGCTCAAGGATGACCTCACGGCATTGAGCGAAAGCCAGCTCGGCATATTGGAGCGTGGCGGTGATCTCGACCTTAGTGGTAAGCGCCTGCGCGTATTGGCAACCACAGTGAATAGCGAAGATCGCGAGAATGTGGAACTGGTGCCGGAGAAAGCGAAGGCCGGTTATGCGTTGGGCTATGCCGATCCGGAATACATAAGCATACTGCCCACTTTCCAGATGCCATTCTTGGCACGCGATCGCAAGTACCGCACCTTCCAGATCAGCGGCGATAGCATGCCACCCGTTGCTGATGGGTCCTGGGTTACCGGCGAGTACGTACAGAACTGGCAGACCATCCGCGATGGGCAACCATACATCGTTGTCACCAAGGATGATGGTATCGTTTTCAAGGTACTTTACAACAAGCTGAAGGAGAATGGCAACCTTCTTCTGTGCAGCACCAACCCATTGTATGTACCCTATGAAGTGCCGATCAACAACGTATTGGAGATCTGGAAGTTCGTTCACTTCATCAGTGCGGAACTACCCGAGCCAAATCTTTCCCGTGACGAACTTACACGTAGCGTGCAGGATCTGCGCAAAGAGGTGAGCCAATTGCGTCTGGCCATGGAGCAGCAGGGTAGGTTGGCGTTGTAATGACGTAATTCCGGGTTCAGTACAGGAACGATCGGCGTTCTACTTCAAGGTCATTGAATGCCGCAGCCGATCTGTTTCATGCACCAATGAATAACCCAGGTCGCTGTCACTCTTTCTTGAACAATTCTTCCGCATGCGTAAATGCTTTGAATTCAATCGCATTGCCCTCTGGGTCTTCGATGAACATACTCATTTGTTCCCCCATTTTTCCTTTCATCACTATCCGTGGTTCCATGAAAAAGGTGATCCCCAGTTTGGTGAATTTATCACGCAGTTTCTTCCAGTCCGCCATGCCTAGTACAATACCCCAGTGGTTGGCAGGCACGCTACTTTTTGGGTTGTAGATCCTAGCGATCTTGGTCAATTTAGGTACCTCCTGAACGGTCAATTGGTGTCCGAAGAAATCATAATCCACCCAAGTCTCTGCGCTACGCCCCTCAGTGCAGCCAAGGAATTTTCCGTAGAAGGCTCTTATGCGTTTCAGGTCAGTGGTAGCAAACGCAAGATGAAATTGGCTGTTCATGTTGAATGAGTATTGCGGTAACCAAAATTAAGCGGAATTAGGCCATGAGGATCGGATGGTCAAAAAGAGAAGGGGCTGTCTCGAAAGGGATGGCCCCTTCTTGTTTTGATGGGGATTGGATGTGGTGCTGATTCAGAGACCTACCAGATCGGGATTATTTGCGGCCTTGCCCGTGTAAAGGACAGGACCGAACCCAAGGCACTTTTTAGACGTTCCTCAGCCCTTTTTTGAAGGATCCTGACCAACTTCTTCAGGTTGATCGCAGTTGCAAGTAGTCCGGTTTCCAAGGCGACTTTGTCGAGTCCCCTTAGCATGAACCGGGTGAAGCCTTTGTTCTGCTTGAGGTTACCGAAGGCCGATTCCACTTCCACCGGTCTAGCGCTTCGGTGCATTAGACCTTCTTCGCTGGTGAGCTTTTCTCGGGCTTGGGCTTTAAGTTCGTTAAGCCGATGGTTCACTTCGATGATCCGGTTACCCTTGGCCTTGTGGCAAACACCATTCATGGGGCATGTGGCGCAGTTGCTTGCTTGGTAGCGCGATACGGTTTGCACATACCCGGCCTTTGTTGTTGAGCGCTGGTCACCGATATGCCGCATGGGCTGGCCTATGGGGCAGGTATACTCGTTCCTTGCAGCGTTGTAGTGGAGTCTGTTTTGTACAAAGGGGTGTTTTTCCCAGTAGCTCTTTTGTTGTTCACGGTGGAAGTAGTTGTACTTCACAAAAGCCTCCACGCCCTCGCCTTCCAAGTATTCGTAATTCTGCTCCGAGCCATAGCTCCGCCATGCGGCGGACCACAGCCGCTTGGGGCAGTTTGCCCAACTGGGCTTGTAGTTCCTTGTAGTGGGGGATCAGTGTCTTGGTGTCGGTGGTGTCCTGATGTAGGCTGTAGTGTATGATGAACTGGTTCTGGGTGCTCCATTGCACGTTGTAGCCGGCCTTGAGTTGTCCGTTGCCCATGTGGTCGTCCTTCATGCGCATGAAGGTGGCTCCGCGATCGGTCTTCGAGTAGCTACCGCGCTCGCCCAAGATGGACTCTTGCATCTTGTACTTGCGCACGTTGTCCGGCCAGTTCCTCTTGGCGTAAGAGAGCTTTTGCTTGGTCTTCGGATCGATCTTCTTGTCCTTGAGCGCGGCGTTGATCGCATCAATGGTCTGGGCCACTTTCTTCGGGTCGAGTTCTTCCATCTCACCGGGGTCATCGCCCTGTAGTTCTTCAGCGGCTACTCCTTGGGTGTAGTTCCAGAGCTCCTCCAACTGGGCTTTCATTTTCTTCTTGTTGGTGGCAATGCTCTTGGCCCAAACGAAGGTGTACTTATTGGCATTGGCCTCGATCTTGGTGCCATCGGTGTACACTGCTTTGAGATTCACATGACCCGCTTCCATCAACAACAGAACCACTTGGCTGAACACTTCTTTGATGTGGTTCTTGAGCCGCTGGGCACGGAACCGATTGACCGTGTGGTGATCCGGACGCTTCATCCCGGCAAGCCACATGAAATGGATGTTCTCCTGGATCGCTGCCTCGATCTTACGCGAGGAGTAGATGTTGTTCAGGTAAGCATAGACCAATACCTTGAGCAACATACGCGGGTGGTAACTAGAGGTGCCGCCACCCTTGTACGTGTCGGCCAGCGAACCGATGTCGATCTGGTCGATAACCGAACCAACTACACGTACGGCATGTGTCTTTGAGATGAGTTCTTCCAACGATGGTGGCAAGAGCATCGCTTGACTCGGGTCGTAGTCCTTGAACACGACTTTTCTTTGTGAAGCCATGCCCGAAGGTCGATCACCCAAAACGAGTTGTCAAGATCAACTTCCAACGGCTTTTCAATAAAATGAAAAGGGCTGCCTCTTTTGAGACAGCCCCATCAAATTCATTGGGGTCCTACAGTAATACTTCCCCGAACAAAAACACTACCAAAAGTAGCTTATCTGGTCAATCCTCGTCGTCGTCATCGTCATCCTCGTCCGGTGCGTCGTTGTCATTATTGTCATCGTCGTCGTCGTTCTCCAGATCATCGGTAACATCATCTCCAATATCATCGTCCGGCACATCACCATCTTCATTGTCCAGGTACTCGTCGATCTCCGCACGGCTTTCGGGGTTGATCTTGATCAAGTACATGGCATCGGCAGTGTGCAGTTCGATCACGCGCAGCATTTCTCCCTTGGCAGTGGGAACTGTCTTGATGTGCGAACTGTCGATCCCGTCCGGGAACTGGACCTGAAGTTTTTCCTTGAGTTCATCGGTCAAGGTGGCGAAGGAGCGTATGAGTCGTTGCATGGTGCGGGGGGCTACATATCCAATACGTATGCAAATATCAGTGGTGCAACTATAGTTGCGTCACTTTCTATGATGAATTTAGGAGTTCCAATGTCCAACTTTCCCCATGTGATCTTCTCGTTGGGTACTGCACCACTATAACTTCCGTAGCTGGTGGTGCTATCACTTATCTGGCAGAAATAGCTCCAGAATGGGGTTTCGCGTTGAAGGTCTTGTTGCAACATGGGAACAACACAGATCGGGAAATCGCCTGCAATGCCTCCCCCGATCTGGAAAAAGCCAATGCCATCATCACCGCAATTGTTGGTATACCAATCGGCTAAGAACATCATGTACTCGATCCCGCTTTTCATCATACCGGGTTTACAGTCCCCGACCATGCAGTGACCTGCAAAAATGTTACCCAACGTACTGTCTTCCCATCCTGGGCATATGATAGGGATATTGCGCTCTGCGGCTGCAACCATCCAACTGTTCTTCGGGTCGATCTGGTAGTACTGCTTCAGTACGCCACTGTTGATCATCTCGTAGAAATACTGATGTGGGAAACGACGGTTTCCGCTTTTATCATCGGCGGTCCAAAGGTCCACTACGTGTTTTTCCAATCGGCGGAAAGCTTCGTGTTCGGGTATGCATGTATCCGTAACGCGATTCATGCCACGATCCAAAAGTGCACGCTCCTCTGTTGGTGTTAGATCGCGATAATGTGGTACGCGCTCGTAATGGTCGTGTGCTACAAGGTTCATCACGTCCTCCTCCAAATTGGCACCTGTACAACTGATAATATCCACTTTCCCTTGGCGTATCATTTCTGCGAATGTCTTTCCCAATTCGGCGGTACTCATGGCGCCAGCTAGGGTCACCATCATTTTTCGGCCTTGGGCCAAGTGGGTCTTATATCCTTTTGCGGCGTCCACGAGAGCAGCTGCATTGAAATGCAGGTAGTTGTTCTCCATGAAATCAGAAAGGGGGCGTTTGCTACTCATGTTTCAGGTGCCAATATTATGGCAAAGTCGTTCTGGTTGGAAGGCAAGATGCATAAAAAGAAGGTTCGGCTAAGTTATGATCCGAAAAAAGAAAAGAAACATGAGCAATCCACTGGTTCCGACCAATGATCCGCATACATCCGCAGAACATGGAGCACCGCACATCCATTATTCAATGTACCCCAACAATTGAAGCATCCGCTCGGCTGATTGGCGTTCGGCAAAAACACGATCGACCAGCGTTCCATCCTCTACCCGATCGATCAATACATGCTTTGGTTTTGGGATCAGACAATGTTGAATGCCTCCAAAACCACCAAGCGTGTCCTGGTAAGCACCGGTATTGAAGTAGCCTATGTACTGTTTTCTATCTTCCTGATACTTGGGCATGTAGATCGCGTTGATATGCTGTTCGCTGTTATAATAATCATCGCTATCGCAGGTCATGCCGCCAAGAAAGACGCGTTCGTATTCGTCGTTCCAGTTGTTCACGGGTAGCATGATGAACCGTTTGCTGATCGCCCACGTATCCGGTAGGGTCGTCATGAAGCTTCCATCGATCATGTTCCACCGTTCCTTTTCATTCTGTTTTTTCTGATATACAACGCTGAAGAAAGTTGCGCCACTATCACTGACCGTAAAACTCCCGAATTCACTCCAGATATCAGGTTCTGCAACACGGTTCTCGTGGCATACATCCTTGATACGCCCTACGATCTCTCCTATCATATACTCCACATCAAAATTGAAGTTCAAGCTGTTCTTGATCGGCAGGCCACCACCAATATCCAAGGTGTCCAACGTCGGGCAAAGCTTCTTCAGATCGCAGTAGACGTTCACGCACTTGCTCAGTTCGTTCCAATAATATGCCGTATCCGTTATACCGGTATTGATGAAGAAGTGCATCAACTTCAGCTTGAATTTCTTCTGCTTGCTAACATTACGCATGTAGAAGGGAATGATATCCTTGTACCCGATGCCTAGGCGACTGGTGTAGAATTCGAACTTTGGCGCCTCTTCTGCAGCAATGCGGATGCCGATATCGCAGGTGCCTTCGATCACTTCATCGAGCATGTACATTTCTGCCATGTTGTCGATGATCGGCACAACATTATATCCCCTGTTCACCAACGAGCCTATACCCTTGATATAAGCTTCATCCTTGAATCCGTTACATAGGATCTTTGAGTCCTTTGTAATGCGACCACGCGAGATGAGCACCTCGATCATTTCAAGATCGTAGGCGCTGCTTGTTTCGAGATCAACGCCTTTTTTCAGTACTTTATCAACAACGTAGCTGAAGTGATTACTCTTCGTGCAATAGAAGTACTTATACGTACCGTTGTAATCGTGCGTTTTCAACGCTTTGGCGAAACATTCACGTGCAAGATCGATCTTCTCGCCGATCTTGGGTAACCACGTAATACGCAATGGTGAGCCATGTTTTTCCAAGATGTCCATCAAAGGCAGGTCATTCCAGACCAGATCATCACCGTTGAGCTTGAATTCGTCTTTTGGAAAGTCGAAGGTTTGTTCGATCAGGTCGATATAGCGGGTCTTCATAGCGCTTTTACGCGAAGAGGTTTGGAATGGAATATGGTTGCTTGTTCACCATGAACTCAGCATGCACATTGCTGCGTTGCCTGAATGGATCGAACTCAGCAGAAGTAGACGTAGGGTTGTTCAGGAACCGGAGAACGGATGCATAAAAGTGCACTATCCGGATATGAACGCGCACTAACATCAGCGGAAACCGTGGGAAATGAAACGCGCGCAATAGCTACCGATCCCAAACAGATCGGAGGAGTTTTTGCATTTCGCAAGAAAGGTGAAGCGTTCCATTGGTGCCGTACAAAGTAAAAGCAGAGAACAACGCAAGCGGCCAAAAGCAGAAAATTTCTCACAACCACCCTTTCCGCCGGAACCAATACAGCATAGCCAGAGAAAGAAGGAGCATAACGATCAGAATGATCGGATAGCCCATTGGAGCCTCCAATTCAGGCATATATTTGAAATTCATGCCATACACTCCGACGATGAAGGTCAGTGGTATGAAAATGGTACTGATCACCGTTAGAAGCTTCATGACCTGTGACAAACGTGCATTCAGTTGGGCATGATAGGTATTTTCCAAATTGGACAACATATCGCGGAACATACCAATGCTCTCGGCGATATAC
This genomic window from Flavobacteriales bacterium contains:
- a CDS encoding VOC family protein, translated to MNSQFHLAFATTDLKRIRAFYGKFLGCTEGRSAETWVDYDFFGHQLTVQEVPKLTKIARIYNPKSSVPANHWGIVLGMADWKKLRDKFTKLGITFFMEPRIVMKGKMGEQMSMFIEDPEGNAIEFKAFTHAEELFKKE
- a CDS encoding DNA primase, coding for MQRLIRSFATLTDELKEKLQVQFPDGIDSSHIKTVPTAKGEMLRVIELHTADAMYLIKINPESRAEIDEYLDNEDGDVPDDDIGDDVTDDLENDDDDDNNDNDAPDEDDDDDDED
- a CDS encoding arginine decarboxylase; this translates as MKTRYIDLIEQTFDFPKDEFKLNGDDLVWNDLPLMDILEKHGSPLRITWLPKIGEKIDLARECFAKALKTHDYNGTYKYFYCTKSNHFSYVVDKVLKKGVDLETSSAYDLEMIEVLISRGRITKDSKILCNGFKDEAYIKGIGSLVNRGYNVVPIIDNMAEMYMLDEVIEGTCDIGIRIAAEEAPKFEFYTSRLGIGYKDIIPFYMRNVSKQKKFKLKLMHFFINTGITDTAYYWNELSKCVNVYCDLKKLCPTLDTLDIGGGLPIKNSLNFNFDVEYMIGEIVGRIKDVCHENRVAEPDIWSEFGSFTVSDSGATFFSVVYQKKQNEKERWNMIDGSFMTTLPDTWAISKRFIMLPVNNWNDEYERVFLGGMTCDSDDYYNSEQHINAIYMPKYQEDRKQYIGYFNTGAYQDTLGGFGGIQHCLIPKPKHVLIDRVEDGTLVDRVFAERQSAERMLQLLGYIE
- a CDS encoding LexA family transcriptional regulator, whose translation is MITNPVFGANIKLLRSRRGRSQEETAVGLDVKRSSYSGYENGTAEPSFDLLLRLSEYFKISVDKLLKDDLTALSESQLGILERGGDLDLSGKRLRVLATTVNSEDRENVELVPEKAKAGYALGYADPEYISILPTFQMPFLARDRKYRTFQISGDSMPPVADGSWVTGEYVQNWQTIRDGQPYIVVTKDDGIVFKVLYNKLKENGNLLLCSTNPLYVPYEVPINNVLEIWKFVHFISAELPEPNLSRDELTRSVQDLRKEVSQLRLAMEQQGRLAL
- a CDS encoding ORF6N domain-containing protein, with protein sequence MLETLSSNNVLLEPATAYSITPPDAAIAAKVHVIRGQKVMLDRDLAELYGVETKQLKRQVRRNMGRFPLDFMFELTNEEAQRSRSQFGTLKQGENIKYLPMAFTEQGVAMLSSVLGSEQAILVNIHIIRIFTRMREALLSNKDILQKLERLEEQVVGHDGEIQELFDHLTEMIAPPEAPRKSIGFKPYDA
- a CDS encoding ORF6N domain-containing protein — protein: MVSEPIATYGLKALTDNLITEKVRFIRGQKVMLDRDLAELYGVEVKRLKEQVRRNMDRFPEAFMFELTLEEAENSRSHFATLKQGENIKYLPFAFTEHGILMAANVLKSKPAISVSIRIIDLFVRMREVLMAHKDILLRLEQLEKGVGDNRADIQAMFHHLKKLLTEPAGPRTRIGYKTDEA
- a CDS encoding deoxyhypusine synthase family protein translates to MSSKRPLSDFMENNYLHFNAAALVDAAKGYKTHLAQGRKMMVTLAGAMSTAELGKTFAEMIRQGKVDIISCTGANLEEDVMNLVAHDHYERVPHYRDLTPTEERALLDRGMNRVTDTCIPEHEAFRRLEKHVVDLWTADDKSGNRRFPHQYFYEMINSGVLKQYYQIDPKNSWMVAAAERNIPIICPGWEDSTLGNIFAGHCMVGDCKPGMMKSGIEYMMFLADWYTNNCGDDGIGFFQIGGGIAGDFPICVVPMLQQDLQRETPFWSYFCQISDSTTSYGSYSGAVPNEKITWGKLDIGTPKFIIESDATIVAPLIFAYVLDM
- a CDS encoding IS4 family transposase; this translates as MVESTFFTGQPVMSQLLSLIPKSVVKELALEYGADRYCKNFFAYDHLVTLLFNSFTQCDSLRALISGIQVNQHRLLHWGLLHTPTRRPSEFFEALFHRLHRLHMGGLPDSLPKNKRMLERLFIMDSTTISLFTEAMHGAGGYGKNGRKKGGAKAHVLMRAQEDVPCFVHITEAKRNNKVIFPLLKLPPGSIIVLDKGYNSYAQYRTWGQDQVSYITRLNENSIIRIEADRALSDNQKKLGVLADQMVELSRLSNRKTIRLKARVVRFYDADNKRKFNFLTNDFVHAPATIAALYKRRWQIELLFRRIKQSNPLRYFLGDTPNAIKIQIWSALIADLLVKVIKDRVERGSKRRWAFSNISAIIRQHLGTYVHLIHFLREPDKALLKYRPPDTPNRQLQLNL
- the dinB gene encoding DNA polymerase IV, which codes for MERTILHLDLNTFFVSVERLREPKLIGRPVLIGSDSDRGVVASCSYEARTFGVRSAMPMKMAKQLCPEAIILRGDSGAYLRKSDEVTEIIRAHVPLFEKSSVDEFYADLSGTDRFQGSWKMATELRQRIIKESGLPNSFGMSINKTVSKVATGEAKHRPDGQLQVPGGTEKPFLAPMPIERIPGVGGKTAHLLRSMGVAKIHTLQELQMDLMYRLLGEHGPVLWRKANGIDNSPVIAWHERKSISTERTFSRDTIDVVKLKGLLTAMAESLTFQLRKGSKLTSCIAVKIRYADMNTHTKQLRIGYTACDHIILPSIHELFRTLYDRRQRIRLIGVRYSHLVGGGHQMDAFTDTQEAMNLYQAMDKVRKRFGDRVVMRAAGMDAKSIGRMDNPFDGQAPVLLANRRT